The following are from one region of the Ruficoccus sp. ZRK36 genome:
- a CDS encoding substrate-binding domain-containing protein: protein MTLVPKNTLSNQTALRLKELIAQNTWSGWLPSERALSKTLQVSHSTLRRALEQLRYEGILETRHGVGNRICQVPEPTGATLEEGESSVGLITPKSTISLRPFSLWVDIFREMLFEAGWRLKIYTGTKYYRTNPSAILNKLVEQNGHTSWVLVLSSVAMQRWFQARQLPAVLAGTNHENVSLPGVDIDHRAICRHAVGTLIRAGHRHMVLFLPQSRRAGDLRSEVGFFEGISTSAYAKSITANVIYHDDVDAQSINKCLARLFMTAPERRPTAMIIANPYVYVTTRMFLAENGLKVPQDVSLIAREDDPLFSYLTPNPSRYLNQSEIYARKLMHMAMELPTHRHAVASECQYLLPKFFAGKTVARPPDTAA, encoded by the coding sequence ATGACGCTTGTTCCCAAAAATACATTATCCAATCAGACTGCCCTGCGCCTGAAGGAACTGATCGCCCAGAATACCTGGAGTGGTTGGCTGCCGAGTGAGCGGGCCCTGAGTAAGACCCTGCAGGTCAGCCACAGCACACTGCGCCGGGCTCTGGAACAGCTACGCTACGAGGGGATCCTCGAAACCCGCCACGGCGTGGGGAACCGCATCTGCCAGGTGCCGGAGCCCACAGGCGCGACCCTTGAGGAGGGCGAGTCGAGTGTGGGCCTGATCACGCCCAAGTCCACGATCAGCCTGCGTCCATTTTCCCTGTGGGTAGACATTTTCCGGGAGATGCTGTTCGAGGCCGGCTGGCGTTTGAAGATCTACACCGGTACGAAGTACTACCGCACGAACCCCTCTGCGATCCTGAATAAACTGGTGGAGCAGAACGGGCATACCTCGTGGGTGCTTGTGCTCTCCAGTGTGGCGATGCAGCGCTGGTTCCAGGCACGTCAACTGCCTGCGGTGCTGGCCGGGACGAACCACGAAAACGTGAGCCTGCCGGGCGTGGACATCGATCACCGCGCGATTTGCCGCCATGCGGTGGGCACGTTGATCCGGGCCGGTCACCGCCACATGGTACTGTTTCTGCCGCAGTCGCGCAGGGCAGGGGACTTGCGCTCGGAGGTCGGGTTCTTCGAGGGCATCAGCACCTCTGCCTATGCTAAAAGCATCACGGCGAACGTGATTTACCATGACGACGTGGATGCGCAGAGCATTAACAAATGCCTGGCGCGCTTGTTCATGACGGCGCCTGAGCGTCGGCCGACAGCGATGATCATCGCCAACCCGTATGTGTATGTCACGACGCGGATGTTTCTGGCCGAAAATGGCCTCAAGGTCCCGCAGGATGTTTCCCTCATCGCACGCGAAGACGACCCACTGTTTTCCTATCTCACACCGAATCCCTCCCGCTATCTGAACCAATCCGAAATATACGCACGCAAGCTCATGCACATGGCGATGGAGCTTCCCACTCACCGGCATGCCGTCGCCAGCGAATGCCAGTATCTGCTGCCAAAGTTTTTCGCCGGCAAGACGGTGGCGCGTCCACCGGATACGGCGGCCTAG